The proteins below are encoded in one region of Neisseria bacilliformis:
- the proC gene encoding pyrroline-5-carboxylate reductase, which produces MNIYFLGGGNMASAIAGGLVKQGGYKVHLADRSAATRERLVKELGVSVSETLPELGADDVLVLAVKPQDMQAACAGVKTGGALVLSVAAGLSIATLSAYLGGTRRIVRVMPNTPAKIGMGVSGLFSDGLSDADKAVAERIMQSVGQTVWLESEDKMHNITGISGSGPAYVFYLLEALQTAAEQQGFSREDARKLSLATFRGAVELAAQTGEDFTVLRQNVTSKGGTTHEAVETFKAEHVAEAIAKGAAACVARSREMEQQFQAV; this is translated from the coding sequence ATGAACATCTATTTCCTCGGCGGCGGCAATATGGCCTCCGCCATTGCGGGCGGTTTGGTGAAACAGGGCGGCTACAAGGTGCACCTTGCCGACCGCAGCGCAGCCACACGCGAACGCTTGGTGAAAGAACTCGGCGTGTCCGTGTCCGAAACCCTGCCCGAATTGGGCGCGGACGACGTGCTGGTACTGGCCGTCAAACCGCAGGACATGCAGGCCGCCTGCGCGGGCGTGAAAACCGGCGGCGCGCTGGTGCTCTCCGTGGCCGCCGGTTTGAGCATTGCCACCCTTTCCGCTTATCTCGGCGGCACGCGCCGCATTGTGCGCGTGATGCCCAACACCCCCGCCAAAATCGGCATGGGCGTCTCCGGCCTGTTTTCAGACGGCCTCTCCGATGCCGACAAGGCCGTGGCCGAGCGCATCATGCAAAGCGTCGGCCAAACCGTCTGGCTCGAGAGCGAAGACAAAATGCACAACATCACCGGCATCAGCGGCAGCGGCCCGGCCTATGTCTTCTACCTGCTCGAAGCCCTGCAAACCGCCGCCGAACAACAAGGATTCAGCCGCGAAGACGCACGCAAACTCAGCCTCGCCACCTTCCGAGGCGCGGTCGAACTGGCCGCGCAAACCGGCGAAGACTTCACAGTATTGCGCCAAAACGTTACCTCCAAAGGCGGCACCACCCACGAGGCCGTCGAAACCTTCAAAGCCGAACACGTCGCCGAAGCCATTGCCAAAGGCGCGGCAGCCTGCGTGGCGCGTTCGCGGGAAATGGAACAACAGTTTCAGGCCGTCTGA
- a CDS encoding PilT/PilU family type 4a pilus ATPase, producing MSSIPQDLNGLLNEIVSDYSSDNNPHLANESPAAIGQHLHPILARMCEEAEKRGASDIFISSGFPPSVKIDGNLIPVPLPALTPAETEQIVASTMNAAQREEYVRAHEINYSVQSKGNVRYRVNSYHEQGRCGLVMRRINTEIPSVEDLALPLKLKELVMQKRGLLILAGATGSGKSTSMAAMLDHRNRNLPGHIITIEDPIEYLHVPRRSIITQREIGIDTESWEIAVQSAMRQAPDVVCVGEVRSVESMEYALQLAQTGHLCIFTIHATTANQTIERIMNLYPEERHKQVLIDLAMNLVGIIGQRLVVKKGGKGRTAIVDLMINTPAVQDLVFKGDLLGIKDLMTRGQGDGMQTFDQHLFDLYVAGTIDYDEAIRQADSANDLRLRIQLYEEGNKPDHIFDRVSDLNLI from the coding sequence ATGAGCTCAATCCCGCAAGACCTCAACGGCCTGTTGAACGAAATCGTGTCCGACTACTCGTCCGACAATAACCCCCACCTCGCCAACGAAAGCCCCGCCGCCATCGGCCAGCACCTGCACCCCATCCTGGCGCGCATGTGCGAAGAAGCCGAAAAACGCGGCGCGTCCGACATCTTCATCAGCTCCGGCTTTCCCCCCTCGGTAAAAATCGACGGCAACCTCATCCCCGTGCCCCTGCCCGCCCTCACCCCCGCCGAAACCGAGCAGATTGTCGCCTCCACCATGAACGCCGCCCAGCGCGAAGAATACGTCCGCGCCCACGAAATCAACTATTCCGTGCAGTCCAAAGGCAACGTGCGCTACCGCGTCAACTCCTACCACGAACAAGGTCGCTGCGGCCTCGTCATGCGCCGCATCAACACCGAAATCCCCTCCGTGGAAGATCTCGCCCTGCCCCTCAAACTCAAAGAACTCGTCATGCAGAAACGCGGCCTGCTCATCCTGGCGGGCGCGACCGGCTCCGGTAAATCCACCTCCATGGCCGCCATGCTCGACCACCGCAACCGCAACCTTCCCGGCCACATCATCACCATCGAAGACCCCATCGAGTATCTGCACGTCCCCCGCCGCTCGATCATCACCCAGCGCGAAATCGGCATCGACACCGAAAGCTGGGAAATCGCCGTGCAAAGCGCGATGCGCCAAGCCCCCGACGTCGTCTGCGTCGGCGAGGTGCGTTCCGTGGAAAGCATGGAATACGCCCTCCAACTTGCCCAAACCGGCCACCTCTGCATCTTCACCATCCACGCCACCACCGCCAACCAAACCATCGAACGCATTATGAACCTGTACCCCGAAGAGCGGCACAAACAGGTTCTGATCGACCTGGCCATGAACCTCGTCGGCATCATCGGCCAGCGTCTCGTCGTCAAAAAAGGCGGCAAAGGCCGCACCGCCATCGTCGATTTGATGATCAACACCCCCGCCGTGCAGGATTTGGTATTCAAAGGCGACCTGTTGGGCATCAAAGACCTCATGACGCGCGGCCAGGGCGACGGCATGCAAACCTTCGACCAACACCTCTTCGACCTCTATGTCGCCGGCACCATAGACTACGACGAAGCCATCCGCCAGGCCGACTCCGCCAACGACCTGCGCCTGCGCATCCAGCTCTACGAAGAAGGCAACAAGCCCGACCACATCTTCGACCGCGTCAGCGACCTCAACCTCATCTGA
- the dksA gene encoding RNA polymerase-binding protein DksA, with protein MAKLTEQDIIDWNGPEDEYMNEDQLAFFRELLLKQQEELIANATDTAAELKKHETAPDPADRATQEEEYALELRTRDRERKLLNKIQDTIRLIDQGEYGYCRDTGEPIGLKRLLARPTATLSVEAQERRERMKKQFAD; from the coding sequence ATGGCCAAACTGACCGAACAGGACATCATCGACTGGAACGGCCCGGAAGACGAATACATGAACGAAGACCAGCTTGCATTCTTCCGCGAGCTGCTGCTCAAACAACAGGAAGAACTGATTGCCAACGCAACCGACACCGCCGCCGAGTTGAAAAAACACGAAACCGCCCCCGACCCCGCCGACCGCGCCACGCAGGAAGAAGAATACGCGCTGGAATTGCGCACCCGCGACCGCGAACGCAAACTGCTGAACAAAATCCAAGACACCATCCGCCTCATCGACCAGGGCGAATACGGCTACTGCCGCGACACCGGCGAACCCATCGGCCTCAAACGCCTGCTCGCCCGCCCCACCGCCACCCTGTCCGTCGAAGCGCAGGAGCGGCGCGAACGCATGAAAAAACAGTTCGCCGACTAA
- a CDS encoding ribonuclease catalytic domain-containing protein: MNIFYEESGQFKTARIVQKTEAAYQADTLSGKRAKIKAANVFTEFDGDPAAFLAAAQAEAAQIDTGLLWETGGAEEFTAAEAAAEYYGRAPSKTELAATLIALYAAPMYFYKKGKGIFKAAPEDTLKQALAAIERKKQQDAQIEDWTGRLKNGELPAEIAVELKTILHAPDKQSPAYKAFAKAADALKLSHYELARHTGGIPSLPQYLREGFELRQYPQGVQPPATPLPELPELPLAENVRAFSIDDESTTEVDDALSVQDLPDGKKRVGIHIAAPALSEAIEATVFQRQSTAYFPGGKITMLPDNWIAAFSLDAGRTPPALSLYFDVDADFQITNPVCKTERVAIAHNLRIQHIEPHFNRETGTQGGNAFPHHNDLAWLYRLAIERQKQRGRYEPDRPVQYDCGIELLPDGRVAVTRRERNSPIDTLVSEMMILANSTWAQMLDEAGLPGLFRVQPAPGKVRMSTRAEAHIGMGVAHYGWFTSPLRRAADWVNQRQLIALTGGSEPRFEKNDPALFAQLRDFETAYTACQDFQRELEHYWSLVWLQQNNAAETEAAVLKDDLVRLTGLPLTVRATGLPVELPPRTTVKLRITGLDPENRFIALNYLNAVA, encoded by the coding sequence ATGAACATCTTTTACGAAGAATCCGGACAATTCAAAACCGCCCGCATCGTCCAAAAAACCGAAGCCGCCTACCAGGCCGACACCCTCAGCGGCAAACGCGCCAAAATCAAAGCCGCCAACGTCTTCACCGAATTCGACGGCGACCCCGCCGCCTTCCTCGCCGCCGCGCAGGCCGAAGCCGCGCAGATCGATACCGGCCTGCTGTGGGAAACCGGCGGCGCGGAAGAATTCACCGCCGCCGAAGCCGCCGCCGAATACTACGGCCGCGCCCCGTCCAAAACCGAGCTGGCCGCCACCCTCATCGCCCTCTACGCCGCCCCGATGTACTTCTACAAAAAGGGCAAAGGCATCTTCAAAGCCGCCCCCGAAGACACCCTCAAACAAGCCCTGGCCGCCATCGAGCGCAAAAAACAGCAGGACGCGCAAATCGAAGACTGGACAGGCCGTCTGAAAAACGGCGAACTGCCCGCCGAAATCGCCGTCGAACTCAAAACCATCCTCCACGCCCCCGACAAACAAAGCCCCGCCTACAAAGCCTTCGCCAAAGCCGCCGACGCGCTCAAACTCAGCCACTACGAACTGGCGCGACACACCGGCGGCATCCCCTCCCTGCCCCAATACCTGCGCGAAGGCTTCGAGCTGCGCCAATACCCCCAAGGCGTGCAGCCCCCCGCCACCCCCCTGCCCGAACTGCCCGAGCTGCCCCTTGCCGAAAACGTGCGCGCCTTCTCTATCGACGACGAATCCACCACCGAAGTGGACGACGCCCTCTCCGTACAAGACCTGCCCGACGGAAAAAAACGCGTCGGCATCCACATCGCCGCCCCCGCCCTTTCCGAAGCCATCGAAGCCACCGTCTTCCAACGCCAAAGCACCGCCTACTTCCCCGGCGGCAAAATCACCATGCTGCCCGACAACTGGATCGCCGCATTCAGCCTCGACGCCGGACGCACTCCGCCCGCCCTCAGCCTCTATTTCGACGTAGACGCCGACTTCCAAATCACCAACCCCGTCTGCAAAACCGAACGCGTCGCCATCGCCCACAACCTGCGCATCCAACACATCGAACCCCACTTCAACCGCGAAACCGGCACACAGGGCGGCAACGCCTTCCCCCATCACAACGACCTCGCCTGGCTTTACCGCCTCGCCATAGAACGGCAAAAACAGCGCGGCAGATACGAACCCGACCGCCCCGTGCAATACGACTGCGGCATCGAACTGCTCCCCGACGGCCGCGTCGCCGTAACCCGACGCGAGCGCAACTCCCCCATCGACACCCTCGTCAGCGAAATGATGATCCTCGCCAACAGCACCTGGGCGCAAATGCTCGACGAAGCCGGCCTGCCCGGCCTCTTCCGCGTCCAACCCGCCCCCGGCAAAGTGCGCATGAGCACCCGCGCCGAAGCCCACATCGGCATGGGCGTTGCCCACTACGGCTGGTTCACCTCCCCCCTGCGCCGCGCCGCCGACTGGGTCAACCAGCGGCAGCTCATCGCCCTGACCGGCGGCAGCGAACCCCGTTTTGAAAAAAACGACCCCGCCCTCTTCGCCCAACTGCGCGACTTTGAAACCGCCTACACCGCCTGCCAGGACTTCCAGCGCGAACTCGAACACTATTGGAGCCTCGTCTGGCTGCAACAGAACAACGCCGCCGAAACCGAAGCCGCCGTCCTCAAAGACGACCTCGTCCGCCTCACCGGCCTGCCCCTCACCGTCCGCGCCACCGGCCTCCCCGTCGAACTGCCCCCGCGCACCACCGTCAAACTGCGCATCACCGGCCTCGACCCCGAAAACCGCTTCATCGCCCTGAACTACCTCAACGCCGTGGCATAA
- a CDS encoding YggS family pyridoxal phosphate-dependent enzyme, which yields MVTLQHNYQNLVQKLAAAAQKAGRPSESVRLVAVSKTFPADDIRAVYAAGARDFGENYIQEWLAKADDLADLPDIVWHIIGDVQSNKTKAVAERAHWVHTIGRLKTAQRLSAQRPSEMPPLQVCVEVNIAGEAAKHGVPPAEAVALACEVAKLPNLRVRGLMCVAEAGADGAALAEQFGTMQKLLADLNAVGVAADVLSMGMSGDWETAVACGATHVRIGSAVFGRRDYGAAARQKSV from the coding sequence ATGGTAACCCTGCAACACAATTATCAGAATCTGGTGCAAAAGCTGGCGGCGGCGGCGCAAAAGGCGGGCAGGCCGTCTGAAAGCGTGCGCCTGGTGGCGGTGTCGAAAACCTTTCCGGCGGACGACATCCGCGCGGTGTATGCCGCCGGAGCGCGCGATTTCGGCGAAAACTATATACAGGAATGGCTGGCCAAAGCCGACGATCTGGCCGATCTGCCCGATATTGTGTGGCACATTATCGGCGACGTGCAGTCGAACAAAACCAAAGCCGTGGCCGAGCGCGCCCATTGGGTGCACACCATAGGCCGTCTGAAAACCGCGCAGCGGCTGAGTGCGCAGCGGCCGTCTGAAATGCCGCCTTTGCAGGTGTGCGTCGAAGTGAACATTGCGGGTGAGGCGGCTAAACACGGCGTGCCGCCCGCAGAGGCCGTCGCGCTGGCTTGCGAGGTTGCCAAACTGCCCAATCTGCGCGTGCGCGGGCTGATGTGCGTGGCCGAAGCGGGAGCGGACGGGGCGGCGTTGGCCGAACAGTTCGGCACAATGCAAAAGCTGCTGGCGGATTTGAACGCGGTGGGCGTGGCGGCGGACGTGCTGTCGATGGGCATGTCGGGCGACTGGGAAACGGCGGTTGCCTGCGGCGCGACGCATGTGCGCATCGGCAGCGCGGTATTCGGGCGGCGCGACTACGGGGCGGCCGCAAGGCAAAAGTCCGTCTGA
- the grxB gene encoding glutaredoxin 2: MKFYIYDHCPFCVRARMIFGLRGVAVQQIFLQNDDEATPIRMIGAKQLPILEKDDGTFMGESLDIVRHIDETAGKGRLKEAVRPEIQAWLDKVGQYANKLIQPRDVLAGFPEFATPSAVAYFTERKQKLIGDFAENLEATGRYLAQLDADLAELEPLIATPASAEAAGMEDILLFPLLRNLTIVRGLVLPPKTAAYVAAVSAMSGVPLLTDKAV, from the coding sequence ATGAAATTCTACATCTACGACCACTGCCCCTTCTGCGTGCGCGCCCGCATGATTTTCGGCCTGCGCGGCGTGGCGGTGCAGCAGATTTTTTTGCAAAACGATGATGAAGCCACCCCCATCCGCATGATCGGGGCGAAACAGCTTCCGATTCTGGAAAAAGACGACGGCACGTTTATGGGCGAGAGCCTCGACATCGTGCGCCATATCGATGAAACTGCGGGCAAAGGCCGTCTGAAAGAGGCCGTGCGCCCCGAAATTCAGGCATGGTTGGACAAAGTCGGCCAATACGCCAACAAACTCATCCAGCCGCGCGACGTGCTGGCCGGTTTCCCCGAATTCGCCACGCCCTCGGCGGTTGCCTATTTCACCGAACGCAAACAAAAGCTGATCGGGGATTTCGCCGAAAATCTGGAAGCGACCGGCCGCTATCTGGCGCAGCTCGATGCCGACCTGGCGGAGCTGGAACCCCTGATTGCCACGCCCGCATCGGCCGAAGCGGCGGGGATGGAAGACATCCTGCTGTTCCCGCTCCTGCGCAACCTCACCATCGTGCGCGGCCTGGTGCTGCCGCCGAAAACGGCGGCCTACGTTGCGGCGGTGTCGGCCATGAGCGGCGTGCCGCTTTTGACGGATAAGGCAGTCTGA
- a CDS encoding type IV pilus twitching motility protein PilT, with amino-acid sequence MQITDLLAFGVKNKASDLHLSSGLPPMIRVHGDIRRINLPEMNAEEVGHMVTSVMNDLQRKNYQQNLETDFSFELPNVARFRVNAFNTNRGPAAVFRTIPSKVLTLDDLKAPRIFQKISDNPRGLVLVTGPTGSGKSTTLAAMINYVNETQSSHILTIEDPIEFVHESKKCLINQRELHEHTHSFANALRSALREDPDVILVGEMRDPETIGLALTAAETGHLVFGTLHTTGAAKTVDRIVDVFPAGEKEMVRSMLSESLRAVISQTLLKTRDGQGRVAAHEILISTAAVRNLIRENKIAQIGSALQTGQQYGMQTLDQSLQNLVRTGVISQETARAKAQNADYM; translated from the coding sequence ATGCAAATTACCGACTTGCTCGCATTCGGCGTGAAAAACAAAGCGTCCGACTTACACCTCTCCTCCGGCCTGCCGCCGATGATCCGCGTTCACGGCGACATCCGCCGCATCAACCTGCCGGAAATGAACGCCGAAGAAGTCGGCCACATGGTAACGTCGGTGATGAACGACTTGCAGCGCAAAAACTACCAGCAAAACCTGGAAACCGACTTCTCCTTTGAGCTGCCCAACGTCGCCCGCTTCCGTGTCAACGCCTTCAACACCAACCGCGGCCCCGCCGCCGTGTTCCGTACCATTCCCAGCAAAGTGCTGACGCTCGACGACCTCAAAGCCCCGCGCATCTTCCAGAAAATCTCCGACAACCCGCGCGGCCTCGTGCTGGTTACCGGCCCTACCGGCTCGGGCAAATCCACCACGCTGGCGGCCATGATCAACTACGTCAACGAAACCCAGTCCTCCCACATCCTCACCATCGAAGACCCGATCGAGTTTGTCCACGAGAGCAAAAAATGCCTCATCAACCAGCGCGAGCTGCACGAACACACCCACAGCTTCGCCAACGCCCTGCGCTCCGCCCTGCGTGAAGACCCGGATGTTATCCTCGTGGGCGAGATGCGCGACCCCGAAACCATCGGCCTCGCCCTCACCGCCGCCGAAACCGGCCACCTGGTGTTCGGCACCCTGCACACCACCGGCGCGGCCAAAACCGTCGACCGTATCGTGGACGTATTCCCCGCCGGCGAAAAAGAAATGGTGCGCTCCATGCTGTCCGAATCCCTGCGTGCCGTTATTTCGCAAACCCTGCTGAAAACCCGCGACGGACAAGGCCGCGTCGCCGCCCACGAAATCCTGATTTCCACCGCCGCCGTGCGCAACCTCATCCGCGAAAACAAAATCGCCCAAATCGGCTCCGCCCTGCAAACCGGCCAGCAGTACGGCATGCAGACCCTCGACCAGTCGCTGCAAAACCTCGTGCGCACCGGCGTGATTTCCCAGGAAACCGCCCGCGCCAAAGCACAAAACGCCGACTACATGTAA